One stretch of Calditrichota bacterium DNA includes these proteins:
- a CDS encoding PocR ligand-binding domain-containing protein produces MPEDIFTARLKERDIIDKLNDICEENTATTRCSTAVWDNEANQITERHFCHRICKYYLFNNAEIRHRFCDVDDLKYARKVIETSEPQRYVCWSGFTCFMVPIVVYERVVGLISIGEFLTVDRPRLSDRFFEVVEQYGLP; encoded by the coding sequence CCTCAAAGAGCGCGACATTATCGACAAGCTCAACGACATCTGCGAGGAGAACACTGCTACTACCCGCTGCTCCACGGCAGTATGGGATAACGAGGCGAACCAGATCACGGAGCGGCATTTTTGCCACCGAATCTGCAAGTACTACCTGTTCAACAACGCGGAGATCCGCCACCGCTTTTGCGACGTGGACGACCTGAAGTACGCGCGCAAGGTGATCGAGACCTCCGAGCCGCAGCGCTACGTCTGCTGGTCTGGGTTTACCTGCTTCATGGTGCCGATCGTGGTCTACGAGCGCGTGGTGGGACTCATCTCCATCGGTGAGTTTCTCACCGTCGATCGCCCCAGATTGTCGGACCGCTTTTTCGAGGTTGTCGAGCAATACGGTCTGCC